The Rubripirellula reticaptiva DNA window GATACGGGTTTTTTTGTGGTTATTCGGTCGCCGAAGTGTCTCTTGGGTGCCAATTCAAGTGTTTCGGTCGCGGGGAACATTTTCGTGAGTTTGATCGCTGCGGAGCGTGGATCTCGGCGGAGCGTGGATCGCTGCGGAGCGTGGATCTCCGCGCCAGTGACGGCTCGTAGAGAGGCTGCCTCCGAGCACGCTTTATCGAACTGAGCGCTGCATTCATGGTGGCGCGTGATCGATTGAGGTGCGAACCGACGAGACGATCACGAAAGAAGCCGACCGCTGCAACGTCAAAACAACAATCCTAAGAGTCTATCCCGGCGGCTTCGCAAACTGTGATCAGCTGCACCGGCTCCGCGGCGAGATGCATTGAAAGAGTTCGGGAATCGTCCGATTCGGGTTGCCTTTGCCGCCATTTCGGTACTTACCCTTTTCGCTTTTGATTTTCTTACCGTCCGTGTTTCAGAACACGCGAAAAGGTGAGTGTGTCGGCATGGCGCGAGAGGGCTGGTGGACGATTTGGATCTCTAAGCCATCAACGATTTCACGGTGCCGGTGCTGTCGGCGAAACGTTCGATGTCGAGTCCCAGCATTCGTGCTTGGGTTAGCCACAGGTTTGCCAGTGGCGTCCCGTCGGGCAGATTGATGTGTTGTCCTGACTGCACTCGCGAACCGCCACCGGCGACGATGATCGGTAGGTCGTTGTATTGATGCGTCGATCCGTCGCCCAGCCCAGATCCGTAGGTGAACAAGGTGTTGTCCAGTAAGGTGGATCCGTCAGCTTGTTCGATGGAATCCAGTTGGCTGACGATGTATGCAAACTGCTGCATGTGGAATCGGTCCACCTTCAGTAGGTCATCAATCATTTTGGTCTGATTGTGAGACATCTGATGATGGCTGCGTGGTTTGTCGAAAAGTGTCTCGAACTTGTACGGCGTGTCCCATCGCTCAGGCCCGACCATAAACGTGGTGACATTTGTCAGACCGGTTTGCAGCGCCACGACCATCAGGTCGGCCATCAAACGAATATACTCGCCGCGCGGCAAATAAGCTTCGGGCGGTTCGTCCATGGTCACTAACGCCAATTCCGATCGCATTTTTTCGAGACGATTCATTTGCGTCTCGATGGTCCGTATTGAATCAAAGTATTCAGCGAATTTGTGCCGGTCGGCGTAACCGAGTTCACGACGCAGCGTACTGGCGTCTTCGAGTACGAGGTCGGTGATGTCTCGGTAGCGGTCCGTTTCGTCGGTCGAAAACAGGCGATGGTACATCTTTCGCGGATCTCGAATCGACGGCGCCAAATGCCCGGTGCCGTACCACGAGATATTGTCGAAGTAAATTGATTCCTTGTTGTCGAGGTGGCTGTTGCAGCTGAACTCCAGCGTCGGAAACGGAGTCGCGGTGCCGATCTGATCGGCGACCAAATGATCGAGCGTGCGGTCCAGCGGCCAGGCGGTGCCTTCAATGGTGTAGGGAGGTGCGCTGCTGAGGTAACATGACGCGCACTGGGCGTGCACGTCGGTGCCTTGCTGGAACGTGCGGTCCATTCCTGTGATCAGGTTGATCTTATCACGGTGTGGTTCCAGCGGTTGCATTGTTGGCGTCAGCTCAGTCAGTGGTGTGACGCTGAATCTTGGGTTCTGTTTCCCGAGTGACTTCATCACTCCCCCCAGATTTCCTTTGGGGATGATGTGTTCTGCCTCGCCAGGAAAAAAGCCTCGACGCACGACTCCGATTGGCACGTAGAAATGAGCCATCCGCATCGGAACGGCTTTCGCGGCGGCTGCCGTAGCCACGCTTTCCATCCACGGCAGTGCCAGCGATGCGGCACCCATACCGCGCAGAAACGATCGTCGTGTCGTGATTGGCATTGCGAGTTTCAGGTGGGGCGAAGGGGTGGTGGGAGCGGTCAGGATCGCTGACACGCTGGATGACGCTACGGAGCAACGGGGGAATTTGCGGGCGTCGATTTCGTTTGAAATGGAGCACTCATGATAACCATTTTCAGCAACGTTTGGATCTTGTAATCGTCGTCGATTGTCGCGCCCGTGATTTCGTCGAGAGTGATCTGGTCGGCAGGGCCCAGTTGGCGGGCCAAGGCGAACGACAGCAGGTGGCCGGCGAGTGCACGGGTGAAGCGGTCTTTTTCGACTAGGATTGCGTCTTTGAACTGCACAACATCGTTGAATTCATGCTGCCGCATCAGTGTGCCGGCCATGTCGACGTCGCGACCGTTCTCGTATTGGTCACGCCATTGTCCGATCGCATCGAAGTTCTCTAGTGCGAACCCCAGTGGATCGATTTGCTCGTGACATCCCTTGCAGTCGCTGCGCTGGCGGTGCAGCGATAGGCGTTCTCTCAGCGTCAGATTTTCTTCGCCGTCAGCTGGCTTTTCTCCGAGTGCTGGCACGTCAGCCGGCGGTGGATCGGGCGGGTTGTTGAAGATCACGGTGGCGACCCATGCGCCACGCGTTATCGGATGGCTTCGGTCTGGTCCCGAAGTCATCGTCATCACGGCGGCATTGGTGATCACGCCGCCGGTCCGCCGATCCGCAAGCGGGATGCGGTGAAACTTCAGCACGGTCGGGGCGCCGCCACCGCCCTTTGTCATGGGTGATTCGCTCCGCAGGTCACCATAGGCATCCTCAAGTGTGACCGACCGATAGCTAAAATCAGAATCGATCAGTTGGGTGATCGGCAGATTTTCGATCAAGACGGTTTCAAACAACAGCAGCGGCTCCAGCATCATGTGCATGCTGTCCCGATACTTCGCGAAATAGAACTTCGGGAACCGTTGTTCGTCAGGAACCGACGAGATGATCCGTTCCAGTTGCAGCCACTGGGCGGGAAAACTGTCGCAAAAGCGTTTCAATTTACGGTCATTGACCATCCGGTCAAATTGTCGGTCCAAGACGTCAGGACGCTTTAGTATTCCGCGGCCGGCCAGGTCCAACAGCTGTTCGTCCGGCAGACTTCCCCAAAGAAAGAATGACAATCGCGAAGCGAGTTCAAAATCGTCGAGAGCACCAGTCGGTTGTTCGCCACTCGACTTGTCGTACAGATACAGAAAATTCGGAGACGCGATGGTTGCCGCGGCGACAGATTTCATCGCGTCGGTGAAAGAGGCTCCGCGGGCTAGTCGTGCGTCGACAAACGAAGCGTATCGTTCCAGCTGTTCAGGCGTCACCGAGCGGCGAAAAGCTTTTGTTAGGAAAGGCTCTAGCCGGCGACGGACTTCGTTGCCGACGCCATCGGTATTGTCAGGCGGTGCAAAGAACGATTGCCAGATGCCGACGCGGCTC harbors:
- a CDS encoding DUF1592 domain-containing protein, yielding MTISLVATTCGNATADESVPSDLIASAFRRHCVECHGDGDTIEGDVDLSDLNLSRLSNSPELVANLIDVLDLQEMPPNADQALDPESRQNLVTELKSILHTSVTTQDRFAATPIRRMNRFQYNNAVIDLFGLDCIVFTLPERMMRDHKNYFRPETGKMADLVNVGSRPLGKSQMIEPRLAGVAAFPQDLRAEHGYDNRGDHLSLSPLLMESFLKLGQSITQSPDFVASRVGIWQSFFAPPDNTDGVGNEVRRRLEPFLTKAFRRSVTPEQLERYASFVDARLARGASFTDAMKSVAAATIASPNFLYLYDKSSGEQPTGALDDFELASRLSFFLWGSLPDEQLLDLAGRGILKRPDVLDRQFDRMVNDRKLKRFCDSFPAQWLQLERIISSVPDEQRFPKFYFAKYRDSMHMMLEPLLLFETVLIENLPITQLIDSDFSYRSVTLEDAYGDLRSESPMTKGGGGAPTVLKFHRIPLADRRTGGVITNAAVMTMTSGPDRSHPITRGAWVATVIFNNPPDPPPADVPALGEKPADGEENLTLRERLSLHRQRSDCKGCHEQIDPLGFALENFDAIGQWRDQYENGRDVDMAGTLMRQHEFNDVVQFKDAILVEKDRFTRALAGHLLSFALARQLGPADQITLDEITGATIDDDYKIQTLLKMVIMSAPFQTKSTPANSPVAP
- a CDS encoding DUF1552 domain-containing protein, translating into MPITTRRSFLRGMGAASLALPWMESVATAAAAKAVPMRMAHFYVPIGVVRRGFFPGEAEHIIPKGNLGGVMKSLGKQNPRFSVTPLTELTPTMQPLEPHRDKINLITGMDRTFQQGTDVHAQCASCYLSSAPPYTIEGTAWPLDRTLDHLVADQIGTATPFPTLEFSCNSHLDNKESIYFDNISWYGTGHLAPSIRDPRKMYHRLFSTDETDRYRDITDLVLEDASTLRRELGYADRHKFAEYFDSIRTIETQMNRLEKMRSELALVTMDEPPEAYLPRGEYIRLMADLMVVALQTGLTNVTTFMVGPERWDTPYKFETLFDKPRSHHQMSHNQTKMIDDLLKVDRFHMQQFAYIVSQLDSIEQADGSTLLDNTLFTYGSGLGDGSTHQYNDLPIIVAGGGSRVQSGQHINLPDGTPLANLWLTQARMLGLDIERFADSTGTVKSLMA